The following is a genomic window from Planifilum fulgidum.
CTATGTGATGAAATTTGACCGCTTGTTCGCGGACCGGACCAAGGAGCAGTTCGTCGAGGAAGTATTGATTCCCCTTCAGGTGAAAGGGGTGGTGGTGGGTTTCAATTTTTGCTTTGGACGGGGCGCTTCGGGCCGGGCGGAGGACTTGAAGACCCTGGGGGAAGGCCGGTTCTGCGTCGAAGTGATCCACCCGGTGCTCGAAGGGGAGATTCCCGTCAGCAGCACCCGCCTGCGGGAAGCCCTCGCCGCCGGAGATGTGGTCACGGCGGAAAAGATTTTGGGCCGTCCCCATCTGGTGGAAGGGGAAGTGGTCACCGGGGACCGACGCGGCCGGACCATCGGTTTTCCCACGGCCAATCTGGCCTTGACTCAGCCCTATGCCATTCCCAAAAGAGGGGTGTATCTCGTCTCCGTTGCCCTTGGGGATCGGTGGATACCCGGCGTGATGAACATCGGACTGCGCCCCACCTTCCAGTCCCCCGAACCGAAGCTCACTCTGGAGGTCCACCTGCTCCGCTTTGAGGGCGACCTGTACGGCAAGACCCTGCGCGTTCGTTTTCACCGCTTTCTCCGGGAAGAGAGGCGTTTTGGCTCCGCGGACGATCTGGTCCGTCAGATTCGGGAAGATGTTCGCCGGGCGGAGGCGATTTGGCCGGAAATTGAATCCGGCGTGAGGGAATGATGGTTTGTCATGCGGAAAGGTTGTCGAAAAGGCGTGCCTCCCTCCATTGGCTCTCCGACGCAGACTGTGCTATAATTAATCGAGATGGCGGCTGAAGCCGCCGGGTTTTCAAACAAACCTTGACGCGGTTGATCGAGGGCCTCGGCGATCTTCTGGGTCAAGGGGTTCAGAAAACGAGGAGGTGTAAAAGATGGCGCTGTCCCAAGAGCGGAAGCGGCAGATCATCGAAGAATTCAAGATCCACGAAAACGATACCGGATCCCCTGAAGTGCAAGTCGCCATCTTGACCGAACGCATCAACGAGTTGAACGAGCATTTGCGGGAGCACAAGAAGGATCACCACTCCCGCCGGGGTTTGCTGAAGATGGTCGGTCAACGGCGCAATCTGCTCAACTACCTGAAGGAAAAGGACATTACGAGGTACCGGAAACTGATCGAGAGGCTGGGGCTGAGAAGGTGACGGAAAAAAGCGGGGAACATCCCCGCTTTTTTCGGTCGAGGTTTTCTTCTACATACGGGGTGGGCAGGAAATACTGTCTGAATGAAGAATCTATGTCTTGTGCACGAGAGGAGGAAGCGATCCGACTATGGAACCGATGGAGCCGAAGATATTCACTTTTGACTTGGCCGGGCGCCCCCTGAAGATGGAGATCGGCAAGTATGCCAACTTTGCGAACGGTTCCGTGCTCGTCCGCTACGGCGACACGGCCGTCATCACAACGGCGGTCGCATCGAAGGAGACGAAAGACACCGATTTTTTTCCGCTCACGGTCAACTATGAGGAGCGGTTGTACGCCGTCGGGAAGATTCCCGGCGGATTCATCAAGCGGGAAGGCCGTCCCAGCGAAAAGGCGGTTCTCGCCAGCCGTTTGATTGACCGCCCGATCCGCCCGCTGTTCCCGGAGGGACTCCGGAATGAAGTGCAGGTGATCGCGACGGTTCTTTCCGTCGATCAGAACTGTTCTCCCGAGATTGCGGCCATGCTCGGCGCCTCCACCGCCCTTTCCATTTCCGACATTCCCTTTGATGGCCCCATCGGCGGAGTGATTGTCGGACGGGTGAACGGGAAGTTTGTGATCAATCCCACCGTCGAGCAGATGGAAAAAAGCGACATGCATCTGGTTGTCGCCGGC
Proteins encoded in this region:
- a CDS encoding bifunctional riboflavin kinase/FAD synthetase, producing METVQLSYPLDSDKTYPPAVLAIGYFDGVHRGHQSVIRRARELAARLGVASAVMTFHPHPREVLGKSKLSGYITPLPDKLRQFARLGVDRTYVMKFDRLFADRTKEQFVEEVLIPLQVKGVVVGFNFCFGRGASGRAEDLKTLGEGRFCVEVIHPVLEGEIPVSSTRLREALAAGDVVTAEKILGRPHLVEGEVVTGDRRGRTIGFPTANLALTQPYAIPKRGVYLVSVALGDRWIPGVMNIGLRPTFQSPEPKLTLEVHLLRFEGDLYGKTLRVRFHRFLREERRFGSADDLVRQIREDVRRAEAIWPEIESGVRE
- the rpsO gene encoding 30S ribosomal protein S15; the encoded protein is MALSQERKRQIIEEFKIHENDTGSPEVQVAILTERINELNEHLREHKKDHHSRRGLLKMVGQRRNLLNYLKEKDITRYRKLIERLGLRR